A window of the Bradyrhizobium ottawaense genome harbors these coding sequences:
- the dinB gene encoding DNA polymerase IV encodes MDAFYASVEQRDNPDLRGKPVAVGGSLERGVVAAASYEARKFGIRSAMPSVTAKRQCPDLIFVKPRFEVYRAVSQQIREIFAEHTPIIEPLSLDEAYLDVTENLQGIPLARDVALAIRAKIREVTGLNASAGISYNKFLAKLASDHRKPNGQFVITPEMGPAFVETLPVGKFHGIGPATSAKMNSLGLYTGLDMRNQSLEFMQANFGKAGSYYYWISRGVDNREVRADRVRKSVGAENTFFTDLTELEAMVSELQPLIDKVWRHCEDKRTRGRTVTLKVKFADFELISRSRSLAGAVGSRSEFANVAAELLKALFPMKKAVRLLGVSVSGFGGEGPDEPAQISLEL; translated from the coding sequence ATGGACGCCTTCTACGCGTCCGTCGAGCAACGGGATAATCCGGATCTCCGCGGCAAGCCGGTCGCCGTCGGCGGATCCCTCGAACGCGGCGTAGTGGCGGCGGCGAGCTATGAAGCCCGCAAGTTCGGCATCCGGTCGGCGATGCCCTCGGTGACCGCCAAGCGGCAGTGTCCAGATCTGATCTTCGTGAAGCCGCGCTTTGAGGTCTACAGGGCGGTTTCCCAGCAGATCCGCGAGATCTTCGCCGAACACACGCCGATCATCGAACCGCTGTCGCTGGACGAGGCCTACCTGGACGTCACCGAAAACCTGCAGGGGATTCCGCTGGCGCGCGACGTTGCGCTCGCGATCCGCGCCAAGATCCGGGAGGTGACCGGCCTGAATGCTTCCGCCGGCATCTCCTACAACAAATTTCTGGCCAAGCTTGCCTCCGACCACCGCAAGCCGAACGGCCAATTCGTCATCACGCCGGAGATGGGGCCGGCGTTCGTCGAGACGCTGCCGGTCGGCAAATTCCACGGCATCGGGCCGGCGACGAGCGCCAAGATGAATTCGCTCGGACTCTACACCGGCCTCGACATGCGCAACCAGTCCCTCGAATTCATGCAGGCCAACTTCGGAAAGGCCGGAAGCTACTACTACTGGATCTCGCGCGGCGTAGATAACCGAGAGGTTCGGGCCGACCGAGTCCGGAAATCCGTCGGTGCCGAAAACACCTTTTTCACCGATCTCACCGAATTGGAGGCGATGGTGTCGGAACTGCAGCCGCTGATCGACAAGGTGTGGCGGCATTGCGAGGACAAGCGCACGCGGGGCCGGACCGTCACGCTTAAGGTGAAGTTCGCCGACTTTGAGTTGATCTCTCGCAGCCGATCGTTGGCCGGCGCAGTCGGTAGCCGCAGCGAATTCGCGAATGTAGCCGCCGAATTATTGAAGGCGCTCTTCCCGATGAAGAAAGCCGTCAGGCTGCTCGGCGTATCCGTCTCGGGATTTGGAGGCGAAGGACCTGATGAGCCAGCGCAAATATCTTTGGAACTGTGA
- a CDS encoding SOS response-associated peptidase, translating into MCNLYSITTNQAAIIALFRVINRYVGNLAPMPGVFPDYRSPIVRNGAQGRELATARWGMPSSSKALMDATKKRAEKLQAKGKTVDFKELLRMEPDGGTTNIRNVKSKHWTRWLGTKNRCVVPFNSFSEFNKTEGGDIWFAFDDSRPLACFAGIWTNWTSVRKVKEGETTNDIFAFLTTEPNAKVGAIHPKAMPVILTTPAEVETWMTAAPDEALKLQRPLPDGLLRIVARGVKEDPAGQTT; encoded by the coding sequence GTGTGCAATCTCTATTCGATCACCACCAACCAGGCCGCCATCATCGCGCTGTTTCGGGTGATCAACCGGTATGTCGGCAATCTGGCACCGATGCCGGGCGTATTTCCGGACTACAGATCGCCGATCGTACGTAACGGAGCCCAGGGACGCGAGCTCGCCACGGCTCGGTGGGGGATGCCATCGTCGTCGAAGGCGCTGATGGACGCCACCAAAAAACGAGCCGAAAAGTTGCAAGCTAAAGGCAAAACCGTCGATTTCAAGGAATTGCTCCGGATGGAGCCGGACGGCGGAACGACCAATATCCGCAACGTGAAGAGCAAACACTGGACGCGATGGCTGGGAACTAAAAACCGCTGCGTGGTGCCGTTCAACTCCTTCAGCGAGTTTAACAAGACCGAAGGCGGCGACATCTGGTTTGCGTTCGATGACTCCCGCCCCCTCGCCTGCTTCGCCGGCATCTGGACCAACTGGACATCCGTCCGCAAGGTCAAGGAGGGCGAGACCACCAACGACATCTTCGCGTTCCTGACGACGGAACCGAACGCCAAGGTCGGCGCCATCCATCCAAAGGCGATGCCAGTGATCCTGACGACGCCGGCCGAGGTGGAGACCTGGATGACGGCCGCTCCGGACGAGGCCTTGAAGCTGCAGCGCCCGCTTCCGGACGGGTTGCTCCGGATCGTCGCCCGCGGCGTCAAGGAAGATCCGGCCGGCCAGACAACGTGA
- a CDS encoding thermonuclease family protein: MRLLAILIAAFVCSPAIAADYLGKVLAVSDGDTFTMEADGAKVRVRICGIDAPERGQAGYGQAAGVLSNMIEGKTVIAYKWVKAPSATGGPDLPAGTASWHSASSTRST; encoded by the coding sequence ATGAGATTACTCGCCATATTGATCGCCGCATTTGTTTGTTCGCCAGCGATCGCGGCGGACTACCTGGGAAAGGTTCTAGCCGTGTCGGACGGCGACACCTTCACCATGGAAGCCGATGGCGCCAAGGTACGCGTGAGGATCTGCGGAATCGACGCACCCGAACGCGGGCAAGCTGGTTACGGACAGGCCGCCGGCGTGCTGTCGAACATGATCGAGGGCAAGACGGTCATTGCCTACAAGTGGGTGAAGGCACCGTCTGCGACGGGCGGTCCCGACCTACCAGCCGGGACCGCATCGTGGCACAGTGCTTCCTCGACAAGGTCGACATAG